Part of the Candidatus Eisenbacteria bacterium genome, AAGGAAGCGGATGACACTCGATGCCGTCGAGTTCCTCCGTCGCTTCCTCCTCCACGTCTTGCCCAAGGGCTTCTCCCGCATCCGCCACTACGGCCTCTACGCCGCCCGCAACGTGGATACCCGATGCGCCCTGGCCCGCCGCCGGTTGGAACCCCTCGTCCACACTCCCGACCCCGAGGACGCCCATCCGGCGACCCAAGACACCCCCTGGTGGGAGCGCCTCCGAGAACGGACCGGCATCGATCTCATGGCCTGTCCGCACTGCCGTACCGGACGCCTCGTGCGTCTGTCCCCTGCCGAGTGGAACACGGAAGACTCGCTCGCGCCCACCGGCACCGATCCCCCGTTCCCGGACGCCGGGGGAGGTCCGCGATGAAGCCGAGCACGAGAAGCGGCCAAGACGGGTCGGCCTGTCTCGCTCACTCCCCTGACGTCCCGGTGCCTCCGCTCCGGCCCGCCCGACGTGCACCCGACCCGCCCGGTCCACTCCCGCACCTCCCCCTCCCACGAATCGGTGCACCCACCCGACTCTCCCACCGACTCCCGTCCCGATGAAATCCCCATAGACCCGGACCCCGCGGCTTCGTTCAACCGGCGCATTACGGGAATGCCCGCTTCTCGGGACTCCCGTAATCCGCTAGCCCGACTTCCGCAGTTTCGTGCCTCTCGCGGTTTTTTTCGGGGATGGGGTTCGGGTAAGTGTGTGTCTTTGCGCGCCGGGTGGGCGCGAGGGGCCGTGTAGTGCCGACCTACCCCCTTGCCGGAGCCGTTTGGATCTGCGATACGGGAGTGACGAGGGAGAGAGATGTACCTTCGGCACTCGGTTCGTCGCAAGGATGGGAAGACGCACACATACTGGCGTTTGGTGCGATCGGTTCGTCGGAACGGGAAGGTGGTGCAGGAGACGGTCGCGCAGCTCGGCGAGTTGGACGCGGAGGGGCGTGCGAAGGCGCGGGCTCTGGCGCGTGCGATGGTCGGGCGAGCGAGCCAACGCGCGCTCTTCGAGGATCGCTCCTGTGACGCGGCCGCGGTTCCGGTTCATCTGAACCGAGTGCGCCTCGAGCGTGGCCGATCCTTCGGGGATGTCTGGCTCGGCTGGACTCTCTGGCAGGCTCTACGACTGGACGAGGTGTGCGAAGAGCTCTTGCCTGAAGGGCGCGAGGAGTACGCCTGGTCTCTTTTGGCAGCGGTGCTGGTGGTCGCGCGACTCTGCGAGCCTTCCAGCGAGCTCCACGTCGCCGAGAGTTGGTATCGCCGAACGGCGCTGGAAGATCTGCTCGGGCTTCCGAGCGAGAGCGTGAACGACGACCGGCTCTATCGCGCACTCGATCGTCTGCTTCCCCACAAGACCGCGATCGAGCGGCATCTGGTGCATCGTCTCGGCGAGCTCTTCGCTCTCGACTACGACCTTCTGCTCTACGATGTCACGAGCACCTACTTCGAAGGACTCGCCGCTCGCAACTCTCTCG contains:
- a CDS encoding IS1634 family transposase — its product is MYLRHSVRRKDGKTHTYWRLVRSVRRNGKVVQETVAQLGELDAEGRAKARALARAMVGRASQRALFEDRSCDAAAVPVHLNRVRLERGRSFGDVWLGWTLWQALRLDEVCEELLPEGREEYAWSLLAAVLVVARLCEPSSELHVAESWYRRTALEDLLGLPSESVNDDRLYRALDRLLPHKTAIERHLVHRLGELFALDYDLLLYDVTSTYFEGLAARNSLAQRGYSRDHRPDCKQVCIALVVTREGMPLGYEVFPGNRVDVTTVEEIVQTMEARYGLADRIWVMDRGMMSAENLAWLQKTGRRYLLGTHRGDVKKWSREIAQATDWKTVRAGIEVKLCAGPDGKETFLLCRSAERREKEKAMHERFAARIEAGLGNSPRTILRELGRIQSTDVVLPLADGSGREMRLRCVVRPDKAQALLLDRLGLRLPERLRPPSGITKM